One Archocentrus centrarchus isolate MPI-CPG fArcCen1 chromosome 10, fArcCen1, whole genome shotgun sequence genomic region harbors:
- the kiaa1191 gene encoding putative monooxygenase p33MONOX — protein MKWSDLSTASTLVSGAVSSPSLLRSAARNKMASGQGDIPALESGMPSCLVGALSSPIGITRRNISYDESIDAPMHSPPSDLTVNILWKDPVIPQHRFRKTEEGESGGKLLNVEGAASAKSPVPVVKAKATTLMSTLMIKETHESLQKFEHHTGLTEAGYYPHKGLSAEETRFHRRGDGTLPKLRMPSENFKEDRLTTSAASTPSGTPSVTPAVTPSVTPCVSPYTSPAVHRRNWFQLSPAPFLATPDPPSPSSSTDMGGNEGGGDRWSFFGIRSVVQKSPTDPGSETSTGLSLQSYFGLQKSSTMDGANTQVSLKVDDPAKFMPPKIEISDLEAKRPTSRPHKLKPRDMNVLTPSGF, from the exons ATGAAGTGGTCAGATTTGAGCACAGCGTCAACCTTAGTGTCAGGTGCTGTCAGCTCCCCTAGTCTCCTGCGATCAGCTGCTCGGAACAAAATGGCCTCAGGACAGGGGGACATTCCAG CACTTGAGTCTGGCATGCCGTCCTGCCTTGTGGGCGCCCTATCATCTCCCATTGGAATAACACGACGCAATATCAGCTATGATGAGAGCATAGATGCCCCCATGCATTCCCCACCTTCCGACTTGACTGTCAACATCCTGTGGAAAGACCCCGTCATCCCACAGCACAGGTTCAGGAAAACTGAG GAAGGTGAGAGCGGTGGGAAGTTACTGAATGTTGAGGGGGCAGCGTCAGCCAAGTCCCCCGTGCCTGTGGTGAAAGCCAAAGCCACCACTTTAATGAGCACGCTTATGATCA AGGAAACCCATGAGAGCCTCCAGAAGTTTGAGCACCACACTGGACTGACAGAGGCTGGGTATTATCCCCACAAGGGCCTTTCTGCTGAGGAGACCCGCTTTCACAGACGAGGCGACGGCACATTGCCG AAGTTGAGAATGCCAAGTGAAAATTTTAAGGAGGACAGGCTTACAACATCAGCAGCATCCACCCCAAGTGGCACCCCTTCAGTCACCCCTGCTGTCACCCCCAGTGTCACCCCCTGCGTTAGTCCCTACACATCACCAGCTGTTCATCGAAG GAACTGGTTCCAGCTGAGTCCTGCACCTTTCCTTGCTACGCCAGACCCCCCCAGTCCTAGCTCAAGCACAGACATGggtggaaatgagggaggagGAGATAGGTGGAGTTTCTTCGGAATCCGATCTGTGGTACAGAAATCCCCCACTGATCCTGGCTCTGAAACCAGCACAG GCTTGTCACTGCAGTCCTATTTTGGCCTGCAGAAATCATCAACCATGGATGGTGCCAACACCCAGGTCAGCCTCAAGGTGGATGACCCTGCAAAATTCATGCCACCCAAGATTGAAATCTCAGACCTTGAAGCTAAGCGGCCAACTTCACGACCACATAAACTGAAACCTCGGGACATGAATGTTTTGACACCATCAGGCTTCTGA